The Pseudomonas orientalis genome contains a region encoding:
- a CDS encoding branched-chain amino acid aminotransferase → MGNESINWDKLGFDYIKTDKRFLQVWKNGEWQAGTLTDDNVLHISEGSTALHYGQQCFEGLKAYRCKDGSINLFRPDQNAARMQRSCARLLMPHVSTEDFIEACKQVVKANERFIPPYGSGGALYLRPFVIGTGDNIGVRTAPEFIFSVFAIPVGAYFKGGLVPHNFQISTFDRAAPQGTGAAKVGGNYAASLMPGSEAKKSGFADAIYLDPMTHSKIEEVGSANFFGITHDNQFITPKSPSVLPGITRLSLIELAQSRLGLTVVEGEVFIDKLDQFKEAGACGTAAVISPIGGIQYNGKLHVFHSETEVGPITQKLYKELTGVQTGDVEAPAGWIVKV, encoded by the coding sequence ATGGGTAACGAAAGCATCAATTGGGACAAGCTGGGTTTTGACTACATCAAGACCGACAAGCGGTTTCTCCAGGTCTGGAAAAACGGCGAATGGCAAGCAGGCACCCTGACCGACGACAACGTGCTGCACATCAGCGAGGGCTCCACCGCCCTGCACTATGGCCAGCAGTGCTTTGAAGGCCTCAAGGCCTACCGCTGCAAGGACGGATCGATCAACCTGTTCCGTCCGGACCAGAACGCCGCGCGCATGCAGCGCAGCTGCGCCCGCCTGCTGATGCCGCATGTGTCGACCGAAGACTTCATCGAAGCCTGCAAGCAAGTGGTCAAGGCCAACGAGCGCTTCATCCCGCCTTACGGCAGCGGCGGCGCGCTGTACCTGCGCCCGTTCGTGATCGGCACCGGTGACAACATCGGTGTGCGCACCGCGCCGGAGTTCATCTTCTCGGTGTTCGCCATCCCGGTCGGTGCCTATTTCAAAGGCGGCCTGGTGCCCCACAACTTCCAGATCTCCACCTTCGACCGCGCCGCCCCACAGGGCACCGGCGCGGCGAAAGTGGGCGGTAACTATGCCGCCAGCCTGATGCCGGGCTCGGAAGCGAAAAAATCCGGTTTCGCCGACGCGATCTACCTGGACCCGATGACCCATTCGAAAATCGAAGAGGTCGGCTCGGCCAACTTCTTCGGCATCACCCACGACAACCAGTTCATCACGCCGAAGTCGCCTTCGGTACTGCCGGGCATCACCCGCCTGTCGCTGATCGAACTGGCCCAGAGCCGCCTGGGCCTTACCGTGGTCGAGGGCGAAGTGTTCATCGACAAGCTGGATCAATTCAAGGAAGCCGGCGCCTGCGGCACCGCGGCGGTGATCTCGCCGATCGGCGGCATCCAGTACAACGGCAAGCTGCACGTGTTCCACAGCGAAACCGAAGTGGGCCCGATTACCCAGAAGCTCTACAAAGAACTGACGGGCGTGCAGACCGGTGACGTTGAAGCGCCGGCGGGTTGGATCGTCAAGGTCTGA
- a CDS encoding GNAT family acetyltransferase, which produces MSTAVRLAQTTDAEGISQVILAALHSSNAQDYPADVIARVASNFSPDAVLALLKRRVVLVAIQDQVIVATAALDANVVRSVFVNPALQGQGIGRLLMIEIELRAREAGVTVLSVPSSLTAEPFYSKLGFHTVRDVYHGNERTLVMEKALLSRHPIGPYRDRQHRAQVIELWQEAFGYDTAHNLPSLAIDRKLAVNDGLFFVATDKKAVIGTILAGYDGHRGWLYSVAVRADYRRHGLGSSLVRYAEQALTALGCMKINLQITGGNDAVVGFYEALGYGVEPRISMGKKIAGNIPAQS; this is translated from the coding sequence ATGTCTACCGCTGTTCGTCTTGCCCAAACCACCGATGCCGAAGGCATCAGCCAGGTCATCCTGGCGGCCTTGCACAGCAGCAATGCGCAGGATTACCCGGCGGATGTGATTGCCCGCGTGGCGAGTAATTTCAGCCCCGATGCCGTGCTGGCGCTGCTCAAGCGCCGTGTCGTGCTGGTGGCCATCCAGGATCAGGTGATCGTCGCCACCGCCGCCCTCGACGCCAACGTGGTGCGCTCGGTATTCGTCAACCCGGCGCTGCAAGGGCAGGGCATTGGTCGGCTGTTGATGATCGAGATCGAATTGCGCGCCCGCGAAGCCGGAGTGACGGTGTTGAGTGTGCCGTCCTCGCTGACCGCCGAGCCGTTCTACAGCAAGCTGGGGTTTCACACCGTGCGCGATGTCTATCATGGCAATGAACGCACGCTGGTCATGGAAAAGGCCCTGCTGTCCCGGCACCCCATCGGCCCGTATCGCGACCGTCAGCACCGTGCGCAGGTGATCGAGTTGTGGCAGGAGGCATTCGGCTATGACACCGCGCATAACCTGCCGAGCCTGGCGATCGATAGAAAGCTGGCGGTCAATGACGGTTTGTTCTTTGTCGCGACCGATAAAAAGGCCGTGATCGGCACGATCCTGGCCGGCTATGACGGCCATCGCGGGTGGCTGTATTCGGTGGCGGTGCGTGCCGATTATCGTCGCCATGGCCTGGGGTCGTCGTTGGTGCGTTACGCGGAGCAGGCGTTGACGGCGTTGGGTTGCATGAAGATCAACCTGCAGATCACCGGCGGCAATGACGCGGTGGTGGGGTTCTACGAGGCGTTGGGATATGGGGTGGAACCGAGGATCAGCATGGGCAAGAAGATTGCCGGGAATATCCCTGCCCAATCTTAA
- a CDS encoding TIGR03915 family putative DNA repair protein, whose translation MISLECDNLFSTWREQARWLLSHQVDPSQVSWGATEVADLFATDEPISSGLGPFQARIPKALLQLLESAACYHGDQRWSLLYEVLWRVSHGDRTAMLAGDKLGSELQRRIKQVSREAHHLHAFVRFIALPAEAGPELPEYVAWHEPAHDILHSASQHFIGRMGRHRWMIATPLDGVYYDGEQLIHQRRCPEAWQQLAQNVEDPHSAMWLTYYSHIFNPARLNPKVMEGHLPSRFWKNLPEGKLIPGLISEARTGKQKDGQARLVGTKPGKRISSGHS comes from the coding sequence ATGATCAGCCTGGAATGCGACAACCTGTTCAGCACCTGGCGCGAACAGGCGCGCTGGCTGCTCAGCCATCAGGTCGACCCCAGCCAGGTGAGCTGGGGCGCAACCGAGGTGGCGGATCTGTTTGCCACCGACGAGCCCATTTCTTCCGGGTTGGGCCCGTTCCAGGCGCGCATTCCCAAGGCCTTGTTGCAACTGCTGGAGTCGGCCGCCTGTTACCACGGCGATCAGCGTTGGAGTTTGCTCTACGAAGTGTTGTGGCGGGTCAGCCATGGCGACCGCACGGCCATGCTGGCCGGTGACAAGTTGGGCAGCGAGTTGCAGCGCCGCATCAAGCAGGTCAGTCGTGAAGCCCATCACTTGCATGCGTTTGTGCGGTTTATTGCACTGCCGGCCGAAGCGGGCCCCGAGCTGCCGGAGTACGTGGCCTGGCACGAGCCGGCCCACGATATTTTGCACAGCGCCAGCCAGCATTTTATCGGGCGCATGGGCCGGCATCGCTGGATGATCGCAACGCCCCTGGATGGGGTGTATTACGACGGCGAGCAATTGATTCACCAACGCCGGTGCCCCGAGGCGTGGCAGCAACTGGCGCAGAATGTCGAAGACCCGCACAGCGCCATGTGGTTGACCTATTACAGTCACATCTTCAACCCGGCGCGCTTGAACCCCAAGGTGATGGAAGGGCATTTGCCGAGCCGGTTCTGGAAGAACCTGCCGGAAGGCAAGTTGATTCCGGGGCTGATCAGCGAGGCGCGCACGGGCAAACAGAAAGATGGGCAGGCCAGGCTGGTGGGCACCAAGCCCGGCAAACGCATTTCAAGCGGGCACAGTTAG
- a CDS encoding putative DNA modification/repair radical SAM protein → MQLIEKLSILADAAKYDASCASSGAPKRSSEGKAGLGSTDGMGICHSYTPDGRCVSLLKVLLTNFCLYDCQYCVNRRSSDVPRARFSPEEVVTLTLDFYKRNCVSGLFLSSGIIRSADYTMEQLVRVAKLLREEHDFRGYIHLKTIPEADPALIAEAGRYADRLSVNIELPTDASLQTLAPEKQIVSIKQAMQTIYTGEQTVLNEPRAPRFAPAGQSTQMIVGADDTDDSTILHGAEALYGNYKLRRVYYSAFSPIPNSPKSVPLAAPPLMREHRLYQADFLLRSYGFSANELFEGPGDLALDIDPKLAWALEHREVFPLDLNRAEPTLIARIPGIGLRTTQRLVDLRRERKIRFEDLARMRCVLAKAKPFFITSDYHPQQADSTSVLLREQLRDRPQPQQMGLWG, encoded by the coding sequence ATGCAGTTGATCGAAAAGCTCAGCATTCTCGCCGACGCCGCCAAGTACGACGCTTCGTGCGCCAGCAGTGGCGCGCCCAAGCGCAGCTCCGAAGGCAAGGCCGGGCTGGGTTCCACCGATGGCATGGGCATTTGCCACAGCTATACGCCCGATGGCCGTTGCGTGTCGCTGCTCAAGGTTTTACTCACCAACTTCTGTCTCTACGACTGCCAGTATTGCGTCAACCGCCGTTCCAGCGATGTGCCCCGCGCGCGCTTCAGCCCGGAAGAGGTGGTCACCCTGACCCTGGACTTCTACAAGCGCAATTGCGTCAGCGGTTTGTTTCTCAGTTCCGGCATCATCCGCTCGGCCGACTACACCATGGAGCAGTTGGTGCGGGTCGCCAAGCTGCTGCGCGAGGAGCACGACTTTCGTGGCTATATCCATCTCAAGACCATTCCCGAAGCCGACCCCGCATTGATCGCCGAGGCCGGGCGCTATGCCGACCGCCTGAGCGTGAATATCGAACTGCCCACCGATGCCAGCCTGCAAACCCTGGCGCCGGAAAAGCAGATCGTCTCGATCAAGCAGGCCATGCAGACCATCTACACCGGTGAACAGACGGTGCTCAACGAACCCCGCGCACCGCGTTTCGCGCCGGCCGGGCAGAGCACACAGATGATCGTCGGCGCCGACGACACCGATGACAGCACCATCCTGCACGGTGCCGAAGCCTTGTATGGCAACTACAAACTGCGCCGTGTGTATTACTCGGCGTTCAGCCCGATTCCCAACAGCCCCAAGAGCGTGCCCCTGGCTGCGCCGCCGTTGATGCGCGAGCATCGTCTGTACCAGGCCGACTTTCTGTTGCGCAGCTATGGCTTCAGCGCCAATGAACTGTTCGAAGGCCCCGGCGACCTGGCCCTGGATATCGACCCCAAGCTGGCGTGGGCCCTGGAGCATCGCGAGGTATTCCCCCTCGATCTTAACCGCGCCGAACCGACCTTGATCGCGCGTATCCCCGGCATTGGCCTGCGCACCACCCAGCGCCTGGTGGACCTGCGCCGCGAACGCAAGATCCGCTTCGAAGACCTGGCGCGCATGCGCTGTGTGCTGGCCAAGGCCAAGCCATTTTTCATCACCAGCGATTACCACCCACAGCAGGCCGATAGCACCAGTGTGTTGCTGCGCGAACAGCTGCGCGATCGCCCGCAACCGCAACAGATGGGGTTGTGGGGATGA
- a CDS encoding lysine N(6)-hydroxylase/L-ornithine N(5)-oxygenase family protein translates to MTQAIASPAVHDLIGIGFGPSNLALAIALQEREKAQGKLDVLFLDKQADYRWHGNTLVTQSELQISFLKDLVTLRNPTSPYSFVNYLKAHDRLVDFINLGTFYPCRMEYNDYLRWVAGQFQAQARYGEEVLAIEPILHQQQVEALRVISRDALGEQHVRTTRSVVVSAGGTPRIPEAFKALKGDSRVFHHSQYLERMAGQPCVDGKPMRIAVIGGGQSAAEAFIDLNDSFPSVQVDLILRGSALKPADDSPFVNEVFSPAFTDLVFQQVGAERERLVAEYQNTNYSVVDLDLIERIYGIFYRQKVSGIARQAFRTMTVVEKATPGPLGIELTLRNNATGETSVSHYDAVILATGYERQMHRELLAPLEAYMGDFEVARDYRIVTDERCKAGIYIQGFSQASHGLSDTLLSVLPIRADEIAASLYENDRNRGTARSVQDLLLATAS, encoded by the coding sequence ATGACACAGGCAATTGCTTCGCCCGCGGTTCACGACCTGATCGGTATCGGCTTCGGCCCTTCGAACCTGGCGCTGGCCATCGCCTTGCAGGAGCGTGAGAAAGCCCAGGGCAAACTGGACGTACTGTTCCTCGACAAACAGGCCGACTACCGCTGGCACGGCAATACCCTGGTGACCCAGAGCGAATTGCAGATTTCCTTCCTCAAGGACCTGGTGACCCTGCGCAACCCCACCAGCCCGTATTCCTTCGTCAATTACCTCAAGGCCCACGACCGCCTGGTGGACTTCATCAACCTGGGCACCTTCTACCCGTGCCGCATGGAGTACAACGACTACCTGCGCTGGGTCGCCGGGCAATTCCAGGCCCAGGCCCGCTACGGCGAAGAGGTACTGGCCATCGAGCCGATCCTGCACCAGCAACAGGTTGAAGCGCTGCGCGTGATTTCCCGCGATGCGCTGGGCGAGCAGCATGTGCGCACCACGCGCTCTGTGGTGGTCAGCGCCGGTGGCACGCCGCGTATTCCCGAGGCGTTCAAGGCGCTCAAGGGCGACAGCCGGGTGTTCCACCATTCCCAGTACCTGGAGCGCATGGCCGGCCAGCCGTGCGTCGATGGCAAGCCGATGCGCATCGCGGTGATCGGCGGTGGTCAGAGCGCCGCCGAAGCGTTTATCGACCTCAACGACAGCTTCCCGTCGGTGCAAGTCGACCTGATTCTGCGCGGTTCGGCGCTCAAGCCGGCGGATGATAGCCCGTTCGTCAATGAAGTGTTCTCGCCGGCCTTTACCGACCTGGTGTTCCAGCAAGTCGGCGCCGAACGTGAGCGCCTGGTCGCCGAGTACCAGAACACCAACTACTCGGTGGTGGACCTGGACCTGATCGAGCGCATCTACGGCATCTTCTATCGCCAGAAAGTGTCCGGCATCGCGCGCCAGGCATTTCGCACCATGACCGTGGTCGAAAAGGCCACCCCCGGCCCGCTGGGCATCGAACTGACGCTGCGCAACAACGCCACCGGCGAAACCAGCGTGAGCCACTACGACGCGGTGATCCTCGCCACCGGTTACGAGCGCCAGATGCACCGCGAACTGCTCGCGCCGCTGGAGGCCTACATGGGCGATTTCGAAGTGGCCCGCGACTACCGCATCGTCACCGACGAGCGCTGCAAGGCCGGGATCTACATCCAGGGGTTCAGCCAGGCCAGCCATGGTTTGAGCGATACGTTGCTGTCGGTGCTGCCGATTCGCGCCGATGAAATTGCCGCGTCGTTGTACGAGAATGATCGCAACCGTGGCACCGCGCGTTCGGTGCAGGACCTGCTGCTCGCCACTGCAAGCTGA
- a CDS encoding sigma-70 family RNA polymerase sigma factor: protein MLENYYRELVCFLNAKLGNRQVAEDVVHDAYVRVLERSSDTPIEQPRAFLYRTALNLVIDGHRRNALRQVEPLEVLDAEERFAPCSPHTSHDQSQRLEMLERALAELPAACRDSFLMRKFDGLSHLQIAERLCISRALVEKHIVNAMKHCRLRMREWEAH from the coding sequence ATGTTGGAAAACTACTATCGCGAGCTGGTGTGTTTCCTCAACGCCAAGCTGGGCAACCGACAGGTGGCCGAGGATGTGGTGCATGACGCGTATGTGCGGGTGCTGGAGCGCTCCAGTGACACGCCGATCGAACAGCCGCGCGCGTTCCTGTACCGCACTGCGCTGAACCTGGTGATCGACGGCCATCGGCGCAACGCCCTGCGCCAGGTCGAGCCGCTGGAGGTGCTGGACGCTGAAGAACGCTTCGCGCCTTGTTCACCCCACACCAGCCACGATCAGAGCCAGCGCCTGGAGATGCTCGAGCGTGCCCTGGCCGAGTTGCCGGCGGCCTGCCGCGACAGTTTCCTGATGCGCAAATTCGACGGCCTGTCCCACCTGCAAATCGCCGAGCGCCTGTGCATTTCCCGCGCCCTGGTGGAAAAGCACATCGTTAATGCCATGAAGCACTGCCGGTTGCGCATGCGTGAGTGGGAAGCGCACTGA
- a CDS encoding efflux RND transporter periplasmic adaptor subunit: MKRPRPARRALLVVACLIPIVAFATWQGLAPGRDSLATVTVTRGDIENSVTALGTLQPRRYVDVGAQASGQIQKIHVEAGDQVKEGQLLVEIDPSTQKAKLDASRYAIENLQAQLQEQKAQHALARQKYQRQQRLSAGNATREEDVQTARAELDATQARVDMFLAQIRQARASLRSDEAELGYTRIYAPMAGTVVAVDARVGQTLNAQQQTPLILRIAKLSPMTVWAEVSEADIGHVKPGMSAYFTTLSGGSRRWTSTVRQILPIPPKPLNETQGSGSPSNSKSGTGRVVLYTVLLDVDNADNALMAEMTTQVFFVASQVKDALTVPVAALQGVPTADTQLARVVAKNGSIEQRSVRLGISDRLRVQVLEGLDEGDHLLIGPADGSGG; encoded by the coding sequence ATGAAACGCCCTCGACCTGCCCGACGCGCCCTGCTTGTGGTGGCGTGCCTGATTCCCATCGTTGCGTTTGCCACCTGGCAAGGCCTTGCGCCGGGCCGCGACAGTTTGGCCACCGTGACGGTCACCCGGGGCGATATCGAAAACAGCGTCACGGCCCTGGGCACCCTGCAACCACGTCGCTATGTGGATGTCGGCGCACAGGCCTCCGGGCAGATCCAGAAGATCCACGTCGAGGCCGGCGATCAGGTCAAGGAAGGCCAGTTGCTGGTGGAGATCGACCCGTCGACGCAAAAAGCCAAGCTCGACGCCAGCCGCTACGCCATCGAAAACCTGCAGGCGCAATTGCAGGAGCAGAAAGCCCAGCACGCCTTGGCGCGCCAGAAATACCAGCGTCAGCAACGCCTGAGCGCCGGTAACGCCACCCGCGAAGAAGATGTGCAAACCGCCAGGGCCGAGTTGGACGCCACCCAGGCGCGGGTCGACATGTTCCTGGCCCAGATTCGCCAGGCCCGGGCCAGCCTGCGCAGCGACGAAGCGGAACTCGGTTACACGCGCATCTACGCGCCGATGGCCGGTACCGTCGTGGCGGTGGATGCGCGGGTCGGGCAGACCCTCAACGCCCAACAACAAACGCCGCTGATCCTGCGCATCGCCAAATTGTCGCCGATGACGGTGTGGGCCGAAGTGTCCGAGGCGGATATCGGCCATGTCAAACCCGGCATGAGTGCGTATTTCACCACCTTGAGCGGCGGCAGCCGGCGCTGGACCAGCACCGTGCGGCAGATCCTGCCAATCCCGCCCAAGCCGTTGAACGAAACCCAGGGCAGCGGCAGCCCGAGCAACAGCAAGAGCGGCACCGGCCGCGTGGTGCTGTACACGGTGTTACTGGACGTCGACAACGCCGATAACGCACTGATGGCGGAAATGACCACCCAGGTGTTTTTCGTCGCCAGCCAAGTCAAGGACGCCCTGACCGTGCCGGTCGCCGCGCTGCAAGGCGTGCCTACGGCGGATACGCAACTCGCCCGGGTGGTGGCGAAAAACGGCAGCATCGAGCAGCGCTCGGTGCGCCTGGGCATCAGCGACCGCCTGCGCGTGCAGGTGCTGGAGGGCCTCGACGAAGGCGATCACCTGTTGATCGGCCCAGCCGACGGCAGCGGGGGCTGA
- a CDS encoding MacB family efflux pump subunit, with translation MTTPLIELKHIRKSYGGGDSPQVDVLRGIDLSIHAGEFVAIVGASGSGKSTLMNILGCLDRPSEGDYLFAGENVAQLGSDELAWLRREAFGFVFQGYHLIPSASAQENVEMPAIYAGISAGERHARANALLTRLGLAERTGNRPHQLSGGQQQRVSIARALMNGGHIILADEPTGALDSHSGAEVMTLLDELASQGHVVILITHDREVAARANRIIEIRDGLIISDSPAPHTEAPAPANSAALQAVDLRQRLADGAEHNGAWKAELLDALQAAWRVMWINRFRTALTLLGIIIGVASVVVMLAVGEGSKRQVMAQMGAFGSNILYVSGSSPNPRTPLGIITPADVAALATLPQVKRIMPVNGAEAGVRFGNIDYMAYVGGNDTNFPTIFNWPVVEGSYFTEADERNAATVAVIGARVRDKLFKGLVNPIGQYILIENVPFQVVGVLQEKGSSSGNKDSDDRIAIPYSAASIRLFGSYNPEYVVIAAADATRVNAAEQAIDQLLKRLHHGKDDYHLTNNAAMIQAEARTANTLSLMLGSIAAISLLVGGIGVMNIMLMTVRERTREIGIRMATGARQRDILRQFLTEAVMLSVVGGLFGIALALLVGGVLVLAEVAVQFSLVAMLGAFGCALVTGVVFGFMPARKAARLDPVKALTSE, from the coding sequence TTGACCACGCCACTGATCGAACTCAAGCATATCCGCAAATCCTACGGCGGCGGCGACAGCCCGCAGGTCGACGTGCTGCGCGGCATCGACCTGTCGATCCACGCCGGGGAATTCGTCGCCATCGTCGGCGCGTCGGGCTCCGGCAAGTCGACGTTGATGAACATCCTCGGTTGCCTCGACCGCCCGAGCGAAGGCGACTACCTGTTCGCCGGGGAAAACGTCGCCCAACTGGGCAGCGACGAACTGGCTTGGCTGCGCCGCGAAGCGTTCGGCTTTGTGTTTCAGGGCTACCACCTGATCCCGTCGGCATCGGCCCAGGAAAACGTCGAGATGCCGGCGATCTATGCCGGTATCAGTGCCGGCGAACGGCACGCCCGCGCCAATGCCCTGCTCACCCGCCTGGGCCTGGCCGAGCGCACCGGCAACCGTCCGCACCAGCTCTCCGGTGGCCAGCAGCAACGGGTGTCCATTGCACGTGCGCTGATGAACGGCGGGCATATCATCCTCGCCGACGAACCCACCGGCGCCCTCGACAGCCACAGCGGCGCCGAGGTGATGACCCTGCTCGACGAACTGGCGAGCCAGGGCCATGTGGTCATCCTGATTACCCATGACCGCGAAGTGGCGGCGCGGGCCAACCGCATCATCGAGATTCGCGACGGCCTGATCATCAGCGACTCGCCCGCCCCTCACACCGAGGCGCCCGCCCCCGCGAACAGCGCTGCGCTGCAAGCCGTGGACCTGCGCCAGCGCCTGGCCGATGGCGCCGAACACAACGGCGCCTGGAAAGCCGAACTGCTCGACGCGCTGCAAGCGGCCTGGCGCGTGATGTGGATCAACCGGTTTCGCACCGCGCTGACCCTGCTCGGCATCATTATCGGGGTGGCCTCGGTGGTGGTCATGCTGGCCGTGGGTGAAGGCAGCAAGCGCCAGGTCATGGCGCAGATGGGCGCGTTCGGCTCGAACATTCTGTACGTCAGCGGTTCGTCGCCCAACCCGCGCACGCCCCTGGGCATCATCACCCCCGCCGACGTGGCCGCCCTGGCCACCCTGCCGCAGGTGAAACGGATCATGCCGGTCAACGGCGCCGAAGCCGGCGTGCGTTTCGGCAACATTGACTACATGGCCTATGTGGGCGGCAACGACACTAATTTCCCAACCATCTTCAACTGGCCGGTGGTCGAGGGCAGCTACTTCACCGAGGCCGACGAACGCAACGCCGCCACCGTCGCGGTGATCGGCGCACGGGTGCGCGACAAGCTGTTCAAAGGCCTGGTCAACCCCATCGGCCAATACATCCTGATCGAAAACGTGCCCTTCCAGGTGGTGGGCGTGCTCCAGGAAAAAGGCTCCAGCTCGGGCAACAAGGACAGCGACGATCGCATTGCCATCCCCTACTCCGCCGCCAGCATTCGTCTGTTCGGCAGCTACAACCCGGAGTACGTGGTGATTGCCGCCGCCGACGCCACCCGGGTGAACGCCGCCGAGCAGGCCATCGATCAGTTGCTCAAGCGTTTGCACCACGGCAAGGACGACTACCACTTGACCAACAACGCCGCGATGATCCAGGCCGAGGCGCGCACGGCCAACACCCTGTCGTTGATGCTCGGTTCGATTGCGGCGATTTCCCTGCTGGTGGGCGGCATCGGCGTGATGAATATCATGCTGATGACCGTGCGCGAACGCACCCGCGAAATCGGCATCCGCATGGCCACCGGCGCCCGCCAGCGCGACATCCTGCGTCAGTTTCTCACCGAGGCGGTGATGCTCTCGGTGGTCGGCGGCTTGTTCGGTATCGCCCTGGCGCTGCTGGTGGGCGGCGTGCTGGTACTGGCCGAAGTGGCGGTGCAGTTTTCCCTGGTGGCGATGCTCGGCGCGTTTGGCTGCGCACTGGTCACCGGCGTCGTATTCGGCTTTATGCCGGCCCGTAAAGCTGCCCGGCTCGATCCGGTTAAGGCATTGACCAGTGAATAA
- a CDS encoding efflux transporter outer membrane subunit — MNKPSLPTPLSLLSLCLLLSACAGTPPAVDSGVAPPAAWHYAENTASQATHQRWWTHFGSPSLNRLIDQARRDSFDVAAAMARVRQAQATAVIAGAPLLPEVKFNLTATREKLLRGSGNSDLNATESNKTVTSYDANLTASYELDFWGGRAAARDSALQSLQASQFDQANVELTLLSNVADRYAQTLAARQRVQIAELNLANARTVLELVQTRYDAGSATALELAQQKSLVASQQRQLPLVEQQAEDARITLAALLGRPVQALELGNEAFQALTWPGIGPGVPSQLLSRRPDLAQAEAQLAAASADVTVARAAMLPAVTLGATLGSGAYKADDILRSPFYTLTSGLVAPIFNNGRLRAERDKARARQDELLQTYRGAIINGFADVEKALSSISRLDQQRQWQTEELQQARTAFQIAESRYQAGAEDLLTVLETQRTLYAAQDLDVQLRLSRLQASIALYKALGGGWNSGT; from the coding sequence GTGAATAAACCCTCCCTTCCCACGCCGCTTTCCCTGCTCAGCCTGTGCCTGCTGCTCAGCGCCTGCGCCGGTACCCCGCCCGCCGTCGACAGCGGCGTTGCGCCGCCCGCCGCCTGGCACTATGCCGAAAACACGGCCAGCCAAGCCACCCACCAGCGCTGGTGGACGCACTTTGGCAGTCCGTCGCTCAACCGCCTGATCGATCAGGCGCGACGTGACAGCTTCGACGTGGCCGCCGCCATGGCCCGCGTGCGCCAGGCGCAGGCCACGGCGGTGATTGCCGGGGCGCCGCTGCTGCCCGAGGTCAAGTTCAACCTCACGGCCACCCGTGAAAAGCTGTTGCGCGGCAGCGGCAATTCGGACCTGAACGCCACCGAGAGCAATAAAACCGTCACCAGCTATGACGCCAACCTCACGGCCAGCTACGAACTCGACTTCTGGGGCGGTCGCGCCGCTGCCAGGGACAGCGCGCTGCAGAGCCTGCAAGCCAGCCAGTTCGATCAGGCCAATGTCGAACTGACCCTGCTCAGCAACGTCGCCGACCGCTACGCACAAACCCTGGCCGCACGCCAACGCGTGCAGATCGCCGAGCTGAACCTGGCGAATGCACGCACGGTGCTGGAGCTGGTGCAAACCCGCTACGACGCCGGTTCCGCCACGGCCCTGGAACTGGCGCAACAGAAAAGCCTGGTGGCCAGCCAGCAACGGCAACTGCCGTTGGTCGAGCAACAGGCCGAAGATGCGCGCATCACCCTCGCCGCGTTGCTCGGCCGGCCCGTGCAGGCGCTGGAGTTGGGCAACGAGGCGTTCCAGGCACTGACCTGGCCAGGCATCGGGCCCGGCGTACCGAGCCAGTTATTGAGCCGGCGCCCCGACCTCGCCCAGGCCGAGGCACAGCTGGCGGCGGCGAGTGCCGACGTGACCGTAGCCCGTGCGGCGATGCTGCCGGCGGTGACCTTGGGCGCGACTCTTGGCTCGGGCGCGTACAAGGCCGACGATATCCTGCGCAGCCCGTTCTACACCCTGACCTCGGGCCTGGTGGCCCCCATCTTCAACAACGGTCGTTTGCGCGCCGAACGCGACAAGGCCCGTGCGCGTCAGGATGAGCTGCTGCAAACCTACCGTGGGGCGATCATCAACGGCTTTGCCGATGTGGAAAAAGCCCTCAGCAGCATCAGCCGCCTCGACCAGCAACGCCAATGGCAAACCGAAGAGCTGCAACAGGCCCGGACTGCGTTCCAGATCGCCGAAAGCCGCTACCAGGCGGGCGCCGAGGATTTGCTCACAGTGCTGGAGACCCAACGCACGTTGTACGCGGCCCAGGACTTGGACGTGCAGCTGCGGCTGTCGCGCCTGCAAGCCAGCATCGCGTTGTACAAAGCATTGGGCGGTGGCTGGAATAGCGGCACCTGA